A stretch of the Longimicrobiaceae bacterium genome encodes the following:
- the nadD gene encoding nicotinate-nucleotide adenylyltransferase — MAPPAEVQRIGVLGGTFDPPHHGHLIVAADVHAALGLHRTLLVPAAVPPHKRHTVQASPEARLEMLRAAVRGDPRFEVDDLELRRPGPSYTVDTLRALRERYPGAELFFVIGADNVQELGSWREPEEIVRLARIVAVPRGCENADADAPFPFLSVPVSRVGISATDIRRRVAAGESIRYLVPDPVRDVVAREGLYREPVPSGKNPC, encoded by the coding sequence GTGGCACCACCGGCTGAGGTGCAGCGGATCGGGGTGCTGGGCGGTACCTTCGATCCGCCGCACCACGGCCACCTGATCGTCGCGGCGGACGTGCACGCCGCGCTCGGGCTCCACCGGACGCTCCTGGTCCCCGCCGCGGTGCCGCCGCACAAGCGGCACACGGTGCAGGCCTCCCCGGAGGCGCGGCTGGAGATGCTCCGCGCGGCCGTGCGGGGGGACCCCCGCTTCGAGGTGGACGACCTGGAGCTGCGGCGTCCCGGTCCGTCGTACACGGTGGACACGCTGCGCGCCCTGCGGGAACGCTACCCGGGCGCGGAGCTGTTCTTCGTCATCGGGGCCGACAACGTGCAGGAGCTCGGGTCCTGGCGCGAGCCGGAGGAGATCGTCCGGCTCGCGCGCATCGTTGCGGTCCCGCGCGGGTGTGAAAACGCAGACGCGGACGCCCCGTTCCCCTTCCTTTCCGTCCCGGTGAGCCGAGTCGGGATCTCGGCGACCGACATCCGCCGGAGGGTGGCGGCCGGGGAGTCCATCCGATATCTGGTGCCCGACCCGGTGCGCGACGTCGTCGCGCGCGAGGGGCTGTATCGGGAGCCCGTACCTTCAGGGAAGAACCCATGCTGA